A single genomic interval of uncultured Sunxiuqinia sp. harbors:
- a CDS encoding sigma-70 family RNA polymerase sigma factor, which yields MVNYTNEELLNGILRNDNLILQYIYKNFFYKINFFIKKNSGDDEDSNDIFQEAIIIIYRKLKANDLVLDCSFETYLYSVCRFLWLKQLEKRKNEREKIQDNHDFNEDIYDNSFEETADLNEKYKLYQKHFKNLGKDCQKILQLFFDKVPLKQIAQVMGYQSEKYAKKRKYKCKEYLVKSIKQDIEYKKILEDNA from the coding sequence ATGGTTAACTATACGAATGAAGAGCTTCTCAATGGAATTCTGAGAAATGATAATTTAATTCTCCAGTACATCTACAAGAACTTCTTTTATAAGATTAACTTCTTCATAAAAAAGAATAGCGGAGATGATGAGGATTCGAATGATATTTTCCAGGAAGCAATTATTATTATCTATCGTAAGTTGAAAGCCAATGATCTTGTCCTTGACTGCTCATTCGAAACTTATCTGTACTCTGTGTGCAGGTTTCTATGGTTGAAACAGCTTGAAAAGAGAAAAAACGAGCGTGAAAAAATTCAAGACAATCATGATTTCAATGAAGATATTTATGATAATAGTTTTGAAGAAACAGCAGATTTAAATGAAAAATACAAACTCTACCAAAAACATTTTAAAAATCTAGGTAAAGACTGCCAAAAGATTCTACAACTCTTTTTTGATAAGGTTCCCCTTAAACAAATAGCTCAGGTAATGGGCTACCAAAGCGAAAAGTACGCAAAAAAGAGAAAATATAAATGCAAAGAATATCTGGTAAAAAGTATCAAACAGGATATTGAGTATAAAAAAATATTGGAAGACAACGCTTAA
- a CDS encoding DPP IV N-terminal domain-containing protein, which yields MKIAYSFLLIILISSFTFAQKKELTLKDAIVGSRSYLRPEQLKSLQWRDNEHFVFVKEDTLLQYSCIKNNSDALLTLSDFQKLSLSRFPAFKFVDSQTIQFRHNQHLVLFNIEKKTVSLQLSIPENAENLSFCETSKTLAYTKGQNLFVLNKDGEMQITFDSEKGILNGHYVHRREFGITKGIFWSSTGKQVAFYHKDESMVNDYPLVDFMAREAEYTPIKYPMAGMKSHQVTVGIYDLESRKTIFLNTGKPDEHYLTNISWGPNDQFVYMAELNRGQDHMQMNKYEVSSGEKVKTLFEETSNTYVEPQHPIIFSSSDPEQFYYWTRKDGWFHLYLYDTSGKQIRQITKGNWEVTNFYGADKKYVYIQSTKESPIERHLYKVKITNGEITRLDRTAGTHQANFSSDFNYLLDQWEAFNIPRQTDLSTSAGKLVRTINKADNPVADFQFGENKIVTIKADDDSTTLYGRMILPANFNQTKKYPTIIYVYGGPHTQLVNNTWHNDVRWWQYYMTSHGFILFTVDSRGSGNRGAAFENVIHQNLGIAETADQMRGIEYLKSLPYVDANRIGVHGWSYGGFMTLNLMLRHPETFKVGVAGGPVVDWSMYEIMYGERYMDTPQENPTGYQEANMTNHVNNLQGKLMLVHGAQDSTVVMQHSMKFLRECVRQNKPVDFFTYPTHPHNVRGKDRVHLMDKVSQYFLDYL from the coding sequence ATGAAAATTGCCTATTCGTTCCTGTTGATCATCTTGATTTCATCCTTTACTTTTGCACAAAAGAAAGAGCTAACACTTAAAGATGCCATTGTCGGCAGCCGAAGTTATTTGCGCCCCGAACAACTAAAATCGCTGCAATGGAGAGACAACGAACACTTCGTTTTTGTGAAAGAAGATACACTGTTACAGTATTCTTGTATTAAGAATAATTCAGATGCCCTATTGACTTTATCCGACTTCCAGAAGCTCTCACTTTCCAGATTCCCTGCGTTTAAGTTTGTTGATTCACAAACCATTCAGTTTCGGCACAATCAACATCTGGTTCTTTTTAATATTGAGAAGAAAACTGTGTCCTTACAATTATCCATCCCAGAGAATGCCGAAAACCTGTCTTTTTGTGAAACATCAAAAACACTTGCATACACCAAAGGGCAAAACCTGTTTGTTTTGAATAAGGACGGAGAAATGCAAATTACATTTGATTCCGAAAAAGGAATTTTGAATGGACATTACGTTCATCGTCGTGAATTCGGTATTACCAAAGGGATTTTTTGGTCTTCAACAGGAAAACAAGTTGCCTTTTACCATAAAGATGAAAGCATGGTAAACGATTATCCTCTGGTTGACTTTATGGCTCGCGAAGCGGAGTACACGCCAATAAAGTATCCGATGGCTGGGATGAAAAGTCACCAGGTTACCGTTGGTATCTATGATTTGGAAAGCCGCAAAACCATTTTCTTAAACACAGGTAAACCCGATGAACATTACCTCACAAATATAAGCTGGGGACCAAACGACCAGTTTGTTTACATGGCTGAACTGAACCGTGGACAGGATCATATGCAAATGAACAAGTACGAAGTTTCATCCGGTGAAAAAGTAAAGACCTTGTTTGAAGAAACAAGCAACACCTATGTTGAACCGCAACACCCCATTATTTTTTCATCTTCAGACCCAGAGCAATTCTACTATTGGACGCGCAAGGATGGGTGGTTTCATCTCTACCTGTACGATACTTCGGGTAAGCAAATCAGGCAAATAACAAAGGGGAACTGGGAAGTCACAAACTTTTATGGCGCAGACAAAAAGTACGTTTACATTCAATCAACCAAAGAATCGCCGATTGAAAGACATTTGTACAAGGTGAAAATTACAAATGGAGAAATCACTCGTTTAGATCGAACAGCGGGAACACATCAGGCCAATTTTTCGTCCGACTTCAATTATCTACTTGATCAATGGGAAGCCTTCAATATTCCGAGGCAAACGGATTTGTCGACATCTGCTGGGAAGCTAGTTCGCACCATTAACAAAGCAGATAATCCAGTTGCTGATTTTCAATTTGGTGAAAATAAAATCGTTACAATTAAAGCTGACGATGATTCAACGACTTTATACGGTCGAATGATTCTTCCAGCAAATTTTAATCAAACAAAAAAATATCCAACGATCATATATGTATACGGAGGTCCACATACACAACTAGTGAATAATACTTGGCACAATGATGTGAGATGGTGGCAATACTACATGACATCGCATGGTTTTATTTTATTTACTGTAGACAGCCGCGGATCAGGAAATAGAGGTGCAGCATTTGAAAATGTAATTCACCAAAATTTAGGCATCGCTGAAACAGCCGACCAAATGCGTGGGATCGAATATTTAAAAAGTCTGCCGTATGTTGATGCAAATCGCATAGGGGTTCATGGCTGGAGCTATGGTGGTTTTATGACACTTAACTTAATGTTGCGCCACCCCGAAACTTTTAAGGTGGGGGTTGCCGGTGGACCGGTAGTTGACTGGAGCATGTACGAAATTATGTACGGAGAACGCTACATGGATACGCCACAGGAAAATCCGACAGGATATCAGGAAGCAAATATGACCAACCATGTGAATAACTTACAAGGGAAGTTAATGCTCGTTCATGGTGCTCAGGACTCGACGGTAGTGATGCAACATAGTATGAAGTTTTTAAGAGAATGTGTAAGACAAAATAAACCCGTCGACTTTTTCACCTATCCCACTCATCCTCATAACGTGCGCGGAAAAGACCGTGTTCATTTAATGGATAAAGTTAGTCAGTACTTTTTAGACTATCTGTAG
- a CDS encoding DEAD/DEAH box helicase, with amino-acid sequence MAQELIIGLTEHRTFGNIFQAFLIEKKISFYSIIKLVRMHDLPELNLNSFEEGLVKLTNQYSDEMLFKKFSKQKESSKFFQQLDQRLFQDHISPYIDKHMRQIAVLLMQQKTRLFFKQAKYSNLYDEDLIVVPEQFSRATFCFEKDEEGTRYSLKIKHSQSKINILHKNLTVVTSQPCSFVWQNRLYLFRHISAKKLVPFLTKEFITIPKAVEEKYFETFILSTIREYPVRATGFSIEEHDSDKHPLLSLEPNLKLEPVFIPKFKYGDTEYLANSKSSVFVHLTKANNQYSFQKYNRDENWEKQQIQLLKQLGLKEKDGCFYPKQIELLDDTDRLFEMLTWLNKNKEKLTEHGFELQQNQFEKRYSTDTQDLQVEIKTSEDWFDIYAKVRFGEYKIPFIKLKRNILSGIREFELPNGEIAILPKEWFTQYEDILPFAKQDGQALKLKKYHYQLLQKRLKGIDKSFFEHLEKIGKTASEPISVPANIQAKLRAYQEEGFSWMYHLYEHQFGGCLADDMGLGKTLQTLTLLLKLKRMKRQIMVADPTEPDDQLNIFSEEKSEKEHGQAASLIVMPTSLIHNWENEVKKFTPSLKVYKYAGIQRKKSLNLKGILSYYDIVLTTYGTVRNDYEILKEQEFFYLILDESQNIKNSGSKTYQTISKLKAKHRLVLTGTPIENSLSDLWSQINFLNKGLLGNQAYFKREFITPIEKKNDQEKQEKLQTLIRPFVLRRKKEQVARDLPALTEQIRYCGMSKEQKTSYEKEKSIIRNNILQNIEKDGMDKSAIVILQGLTKLRQLANHPSMLNDDSEAESGKFDEIYKSLKSLMAENHKVLIFSSFVKHLELIKEKIESENWKYSLLTGRTTNRSQVIRNFQEDPANRIFLISLKAGGVGLNLTSADYVFIIDPWWNPAAENQAINRAHRIGQDKKVFVYRFITEGSIEEKIQLLKERKSSLAEKFVNSNNPFQAVTQKEIINLFN; translated from the coding sequence ATGGCTCAGGAACTTATAATCGGACTTACCGAACACCGAACTTTTGGCAATATTTTTCAGGCTTTTTTAATTGAAAAGAAGATCTCCTTTTACAGTATCATAAAGCTGGTAAGAATGCATGACCTACCTGAACTGAACCTCAATTCATTTGAAGAAGGATTGGTTAAGCTAACCAATCAGTACAGCGATGAAATGTTGTTTAAGAAATTTTCGAAGCAAAAAGAATCGAGCAAATTTTTTCAGCAACTGGATCAACGACTCTTTCAGGATCATATCAGTCCGTACATTGATAAGCACATGCGACAAATTGCTGTTTTGCTGATGCAGCAAAAGACCCGTTTATTTTTCAAGCAGGCTAAGTATTCGAACCTATACGACGAGGACCTGATTGTTGTCCCCGAGCAATTTTCGCGTGCGACTTTTTGTTTCGAAAAAGATGAGGAAGGCACACGGTATTCGCTGAAGATTAAACATAGCCAGAGTAAAATCAATATTCTGCATAAAAACCTAACGGTAGTCACCAGTCAGCCATGCAGCTTTGTGTGGCAAAACCGGCTATACCTGTTCCGGCATATTAGCGCTAAAAAGCTGGTTCCATTTTTAACAAAAGAATTTATCACTATTCCAAAGGCCGTAGAAGAGAAATACTTTGAAACATTTATCCTCAGTACCATAAGAGAGTATCCGGTGCGTGCGACCGGCTTTTCGATTGAAGAACACGACAGCGACAAACATCCGCTGCTTTCTTTGGAACCCAATTTAAAGCTTGAACCTGTTTTCATCCCCAAGTTTAAATATGGCGACACGGAATATTTGGCCAATAGCAAATCCTCGGTATTTGTTCATCTCACAAAAGCAAACAACCAGTATTCATTTCAGAAATATAACCGCGACGAAAATTGGGAAAAGCAACAAATTCAGCTTTTAAAACAATTGGGGTTGAAGGAAAAAGATGGTTGCTTTTACCCAAAACAGATTGAGCTGCTAGATGACACCGATCGTCTATTTGAAATGCTGACTTGGCTAAATAAAAACAAAGAAAAACTTACCGAGCACGGATTTGAGCTACAGCAAAACCAGTTTGAAAAACGCTACTCAACCGACACGCAGGATTTACAGGTAGAGATAAAAACCAGTGAAGATTGGTTTGATATTTACGCCAAAGTTCGTTTTGGGGAATACAAAATTCCATTTATTAAGCTGAAACGAAATATTCTTAGCGGAATTCGAGAGTTCGAATTACCAAATGGTGAAATAGCAATACTACCAAAAGAATGGTTCACCCAATATGAAGATATACTACCTTTTGCGAAGCAAGATGGGCAAGCTTTAAAACTAAAAAAATACCACTACCAGCTGCTCCAGAAAAGACTGAAAGGAATTGATAAAAGTTTTTTTGAGCACTTGGAAAAGATTGGCAAAACAGCCTCGGAACCAATAAGTGTTCCTGCCAATATACAAGCCAAGCTCCGCGCCTACCAGGAAGAAGGCTTTTCATGGATGTATCATTTATATGAACATCAATTTGGCGGCTGTCTCGCTGATGACATGGGCCTTGGAAAAACGCTTCAAACATTAACGCTTCTTTTAAAACTGAAGCGCATGAAAAGGCAGATCATGGTGGCTGACCCAACTGAACCGGACGACCAATTAAACATCTTTTCAGAGGAAAAAAGTGAAAAGGAACACGGGCAAGCAGCCTCGCTGATTGTTATGCCAACCTCACTGATTCACAACTGGGAAAATGAGGTCAAGAAGTTCACTCCGTCACTAAAAGTCTATAAATACGCTGGTATTCAGCGGAAGAAATCGCTCAATTTAAAAGGAATACTTTCGTACTACGATATTGTTCTGACTACCTATGGAACGGTTCGAAATGACTACGAAATCTTAAAAGAACAGGAGTTTTTTTACCTTATCCTGGACGAAAGCCAAAACATCAAAAACTCCGGTTCAAAAACGTACCAAACAATCAGCAAACTGAAGGCAAAACACCGACTTGTTCTGACCGGAACCCCTATTGAAAACTCTCTGTCAGATTTGTGGTCTCAAATCAACTTTCTGAACAAAGGGCTGCTTGGCAACCAAGCCTATTTTAAGCGCGAGTTTATAACGCCTATCGAAAAGAAAAACGACCAGGAAAAACAGGAAAAATTGCAAACGTTGATCCGCCCCTTTGTTTTGCGTCGCAAAAAAGAACAAGTAGCCCGCGACCTGCCAGCGCTGACAGAGCAAATTCGATATTGCGGGATGTCGAAAGAGCAAAAAACATCGTACGAAAAAGAAAAATCCATCATTCGAAATAACATTCTGCAAAACATTGAAAAGGACGGCATGGATAAATCGGCCATTGTTATATTACAAGGGCTGACGAAGCTTCGCCAGCTTGCCAACCACCCTTCGATGCTGAACGATGACAGTGAAGCGGAGTCGGGCAAATTTGATGAAATTTACAAAAGCTTGAAAAGTTTGATGGCCGAAAACCACAAGGTGCTGATTTTTTCCTCATTTGTTAAGCACTTAGAATTAATCAAAGAAAAAATTGAATCGGAAAACTGGAAATACTCCTTGCTCACCGGACGGACGACTAACCGGAGTCAGGTTATTAGAAATTTTCAGGAAGATCCCGCGAACCGAATTTTCCTGATATCGCTGAAAGCAGGTGGAGTTGGACTCAACCTCACATCGGCTGACTATGTTTTTATTATCGACCCCTGGTGGAATCCGGCTGCTGAAAACCAGGCCATCAACCGGGCACACCGCATTGGTCAAGACAAAAAAGTATTTGTTTACCGCTTCATTACCGAAGGCTCCATCGAAGAAAAAATACAACTGCTGAAAGAACGAAAATCGTCACTTGCCGAAAAATTTGTCAACTCCAACAACCCATTTCAGGCAGTCACTCAAAAGGAAATCATCAACCTTTTCAATTAA
- a CDS encoding sulfide/dihydroorotate dehydrogenase-like FAD/NAD-binding protein gives MYKIVQKEQFSEKVVKLVVYAPRIARSRKPGHFIILRIDEHGERIPLTIAEADTLAGTITLVVQKVGVSSTRLCNMSPGDTILDLVGPLGKATHIDKVGTVLACGGGVGIAPLLPIVEGFKKAGNRVITVLAARNKDLIILEEEIRQWSDEVIIMTDDGSYGEKGLVTTGAEKVIKRENVDECIAIGPAVMMKFTALLTQKYQLPTQASLNAIMVDGTGMCGACRANVGGQTKFTCIDGPEFDAHKIDFDELISRLGGYKEQEKEAWEKVVE, from the coding sequence ATGTATAAAATAGTTCAAAAAGAACAATTCTCTGAAAAGGTTGTCAAGCTGGTGGTTTACGCTCCGCGAATTGCTCGTTCACGAAAGCCCGGACACTTTATTATTTTACGGATTGATGAACATGGCGAACGAATTCCGCTTACCATTGCAGAAGCCGACACATTGGCCGGGACAATTACTTTGGTGGTACAGAAGGTTGGCGTAAGTTCAACCCGTTTGTGCAACATGTCTCCGGGAGATACCATCCTTGATTTGGTGGGGCCGTTGGGGAAAGCAACCCATATTGATAAAGTTGGCACCGTATTGGCTTGTGGTGGTGGTGTTGGAATTGCTCCGCTATTGCCTATTGTTGAAGGATTTAAAAAAGCAGGAAACCGTGTTATTACTGTTTTGGCAGCCCGAAATAAAGACTTAATTATTTTAGAAGAGGAGATTCGTCAATGGTCGGATGAAGTTATTATAATGACCGATGATGGATCGTATGGCGAGAAAGGACTGGTGACCACTGGAGCTGAAAAAGTTATCAAACGAGAGAATGTGGATGAGTGCATTGCAATTGGTCCTGCCGTGATGATGAAATTTACAGCTCTGCTTACCCAAAAATACCAACTTCCAACTCAGGCTAGCTTAAATGCCATTATGGTTGACGGAACAGGAATGTGCGGAGCATGCCGTGCTAATGTTGGTGGTCAAACAAAGTTTACCTGCATTGACGGGCCGGAATTTGATGCGCACAAAATTGATTTTGACGAATTGATTTCACGACTTGGCGGATATAAAGAGCAGGAAAAAGAGGCTTGGGAGAAAGTCGTTGAATAA
- the gltA gene encoding NADPH-dependent glutamate synthase, producing the protein MEEYLKIEREKQWRADLRKTIKNKERIELERVKMPSLNPMERTKHQDREVNLGLDMQSAKAEAARCMDCVNPTCIEGCPVSINIPKFIKNIERGEVLEAAKTLKETSALPAVCGRVCPQEKQCEANCFYTLKLKKEPVAIGFLERFAADFEQNSDTISVPETAPENNIKVAAIGSGPASLSFAGDMVKLGYDVTVFEALHEIGGVLKYGIPEFRLPNKVVDIELESLHKMGVKFERNFIVGRTASFNDLKKEGFQAFFVASGAGLPRFMNLPGENYNGILSSNEYLTRVNLMHAAQDNYDTPVLRGKNIAVIGGGNTAMDSVRTAKRLGAERAMIVYRRSREEMPARVEEVHHAKEEGIEFLNLNNPVEYFADENGRVNRMRVQKMELGEPDASGRRRPVVIEGSEYDIPVDVVVVAIGVSPNPLVPSELPELKVSRWGTIDVDPETMQSSMPELFAGGDIVRGGATVILAMGDGRKAAAGMHQYLLTASETNKENIKAKAK; encoded by the coding sequence ATGGAAGAATACCTGAAGATAGAACGCGAAAAACAGTGGCGGGCAGATTTACGCAAAACCATTAAAAATAAGGAACGGATTGAACTAGAAAGAGTAAAGATGCCTTCGCTTAATCCGATGGAACGGACTAAACACCAGGATCGGGAAGTTAATCTTGGTCTCGATATGCAAAGTGCCAAAGCTGAGGCTGCAAGATGTATGGATTGTGTGAATCCAACTTGTATTGAAGGATGTCCGGTTAGCATCAATATTCCAAAATTCATTAAAAATATTGAGAGAGGAGAAGTTCTCGAAGCTGCAAAAACACTGAAAGAAACTTCTGCGCTGCCTGCCGTTTGCGGTCGGGTTTGTCCACAGGAGAAGCAATGCGAAGCGAACTGTTTTTATACGTTGAAACTAAAAAAGGAGCCAGTTGCTATCGGATTTCTGGAGCGTTTTGCTGCTGATTTTGAGCAAAACAGCGATACGATTTCCGTTCCTGAAACAGCTCCTGAAAATAACATTAAAGTGGCTGCTATTGGTTCCGGTCCGGCATCATTGTCGTTTGCCGGCGATATGGTTAAGCTTGGCTATGATGTCACCGTATTTGAAGCGCTACATGAAATTGGTGGAGTGCTGAAATATGGTATTCCTGAATTTCGCTTGCCTAATAAAGTTGTTGATATTGAGCTGGAAAGCCTACATAAAATGGGCGTGAAATTTGAACGCAATTTTATTGTTGGTCGCACGGCTTCTTTTAACGATTTGAAAAAAGAAGGATTTCAAGCATTTTTTGTGGCCAGCGGAGCCGGGCTACCACGTTTTATGAATCTTCCCGGAGAGAATTACAACGGTATTTTATCATCGAACGAATATTTGACGCGTGTAAATCTAATGCATGCCGCTCAGGATAATTATGATACACCAGTGCTAAGAGGCAAAAATATAGCCGTAATTGGAGGAGGAAATACAGCAATGGACTCCGTTCGTACAGCTAAGCGGCTGGGAGCCGAGCGGGCTATGATTGTTTACCGTCGTTCGCGTGAGGAAATGCCTGCCAGGGTGGAAGAGGTTCATCATGCAAAAGAGGAAGGAATTGAGTTTCTGAATTTGAATAACCCAGTCGAATATTTTGCCGATGAAAACGGACGGGTAAATCGCATGCGGGTGCAAAAAATGGAGCTAGGAGAACCCGATGCTTCAGGACGGCGACGTCCGGTGGTGATTGAAGGTTCAGAGTATGACATTCCCGTTGATGTTGTGGTAGTTGCTATTGGTGTGTCGCCAAATCCGCTTGTGCCGTCGGAGCTGCCGGAATTGAAGGTCAGTCGTTGGGGAACGATTGACGTTGACCCGGAGACCATGCAGAGTTCGATGCCGGAGTTATTTGCTGGAGGTGATATCGTTCGGGGAGGAGCTACCGTTATTTTGGCGATGGGCGACGGACGAAAAGCAGCTGCTGGAATGCATCAGTATTTATTGACAGCAAGCGAAACCAACAAAGAGAACATAAAGGCAAAAGCAAAGTAA
- a CDS encoding dihydroorotate dehydrogenase-like protein, which yields MANLKTQFFGLELKSPVIASSSSMTADLNQIKKLAKAGAGAIVLKSIFEEEIDTQLQEELTKSRDLEPDAEYLDYFDYIIKDENLKDYTNLIKQAKDAVDVPIVASVSCISASDWVLFVQKLAEAGADALELNLFLLPADVYKTSFQNEQFYFETIKKVLEVVSIPVSIKISHYFSNLSNVVKKLSETGVAGITLFNRFYSPDIDIRNEMVIGADVLSHDNDYLLPLRWTGILSSKISCPLSATTGIHAGETVIKFLLAGASAVQVASVLYNGGAEMITQFNEQLAEWMDDKAYTKINDFKGKLAISPKHVAVYERAQFMKYFSVKRH from the coding sequence ATGGCAAATCTTAAAACTCAATTTTTTGGTTTAGAATTGAAAAGCCCTGTAATTGCTTCAAGCAGCAGTATGACTGCCGATTTGAACCAAATAAAAAAGCTCGCCAAAGCTGGTGCTGGAGCAATTGTCTTAAAATCGATTTTTGAAGAAGAGATTGATACTCAACTACAAGAAGAGCTGACAAAAAGCAGAGATTTGGAGCCCGATGCTGAATACCTGGATTACTTTGATTACATCATAAAGGACGAGAACCTGAAGGATTATACCAATCTGATAAAGCAGGCCAAGGACGCTGTTGATGTGCCTATTGTAGCGAGTGTGAGCTGCATTAGTGCTTCGGATTGGGTTTTGTTTGTTCAAAAGCTTGCCGAAGCAGGAGCCGATGCGTTGGAACTAAACTTGTTTTTATTGCCTGCCGATGTGTACAAAACCAGTTTCCAGAACGAACAGTTTTATTTTGAAACCATTAAAAAGGTACTGGAAGTCGTTTCAATTCCGGTGAGTATCAAGATCAGTCATTATTTTTCCAATCTTAGCAATGTGGTGAAAAAACTATCGGAAACCGGGGTAGCTGGAATTACATTATTCAATCGGTTTTATTCTCCAGATATTGATATCAGAAACGAAATGGTGATTGGCGCTGATGTGTTGAGCCACGACAATGATTATTTATTGCCATTAAGGTGGACAGGTATTTTGTCGTCGAAAATTAGTTGTCCATTGTCGGCAACAACAGGCATACATGCTGGCGAAACAGTTATTAAATTTTTATTGGCCGGAGCCAGCGCGGTTCAGGTTGCATCGGTTTTGTATAATGGAGGAGCCGAAATGATTACTCAGTTCAATGAACAGCTTGCAGAGTGGATGGATGATAAAGCTTATACTAAAATCAACGACTTTAAAGGTAAATTGGCTATCTCACCCAAACATGTAGCAGTTTATGAACGGGCGCAATTCATGAAATACTTTTCTGTAAAAAGACACTAA